A window from Drosophila nasuta strain 15112-1781.00 chromosome 3, ASM2355853v1, whole genome shotgun sequence encodes these proteins:
- the LOC132789717 gene encoding daisho1, whose protein sequence is MQFFKAAAVLLAMFAAFASAEPAPQPGTVLVQTDNVQYIRTG, encoded by the exons ATGCAATTCTTCAAAGCTGCTGCCGTTCTTCTGGCCATGTTTGCTGCCTTCGCCAGCGCAGAGCCCGCTCCACAAC CTGGCACTGTTCTGGTTCAGACTGACAATGTTCAATACATCCGCACCGGCTAA